The proteins below come from a single Drosophila busckii strain San Diego stock center, stock number 13000-0081.31 chromosome X, ASM1175060v1, whole genome shotgun sequence genomic window:
- the LOC108605592 gene encoding sodium-dependent phosphate transporter 1-B produces the protein MESYSPDLLWMVVIGFLIAFVLAFGIGANDVANSFGTSVGSGVLTIRQACLLATVCEISGAVLIGYKVSDTMRKGILEVSLYEGAEEVLMLGCVAALASSAVWLLVATFLKLPISGTHSIVGSTIGFSLVARGVQGLKWSTLATIVVSWFISPVMSGLVSILLFLAIRRFILRAQEPLKAGFRSLPIFYGVTFFINVISVVMDGPKLLYMDNIPTWIAVSASVCLSLLVALLTQLVVVPLQRRSIAKKLNAEQPVKFNVEDSVESSPSGSPNKQRRPLSLVSEGKPLPAIAEITELDSLSDNSPRTFKLPFGFAGKNKNANVEDYKFNLELIRKAEGLLGKASLDNTDLTVTSLNYIDEQQLQQSGRKLQECFTRVQSPKDEHKPATAACSTATNNNLQTVEGAASLELMIRTHTLPPNSSQVPLIESKEALHEQEEEFNCQAEHRTSSAEETQEISMLFSFLQILTATFGSFAHGGNDVSNAIGPLIALYMIYREGSVMQQAESPIYILIYGGIGISVGLWLWGRRVIETIGNDLTKITSSTGFTIEVGAAITVLLASKIGLPISTTHCKVGSVVFVGHVSAAGRKQKRQQEQPEQERTAGAVMEDGSVDWHLFRNIAYAWIVTVPVTALLSAGIMYVLCSIAVDNMAG, from the coding sequence ATGGAGAGCTATTCCCCGGACTTGCTATGGATGGTCGTCATAGGCTTTCTTATAGCCTTTGTGCTGGCCTTTGGCATAGGCGCCAACGATGTGGCCAATTCCTTCGGCACGAGCGTGGGCTCAGGCGTGCTAACCATACGTCAGGCTTGCCTTTTGGCAACCGTTTGTGAAATCTCTGGCGCCGTGCTCATTGGCTACAAGGTCTCGGATACGATGCGCAAGGGCATACTGGAAGTGAGCCTATATGAGGGAGCCGAGGAGGTGCTTATGCTGGGCTGTGTGGCGGCATTGGCTAGCAGCGCAGTTTGGCTTCTGGTTGCCACGTTCCTGAAACTTCCCATATCGGGCACGCACAGCATTGTGGGCTCCACCATTGGTTTTTCGCTGGTTGCACGCGGTGTGCAAGGACTCAAGTGGTCTACATTGGCCACCATTGTGGTCTCTTGGTTCATATCGCCGGTGATGAGCGGCCTGGTGAGCATACTCTTGTTCTTGGCTATACGTCGGTTCATATTGCGTGCCCAAGAGCCACTCAAGGCGGGCTTTCGCTCGCTGCCTATCTTCTATGGCGTTACATTCTTCATCAATGTCATTAGCGTCGTTATGGATGGACCCAAGCTGCTGTATATGGATAACATACCCACTTGGATTGCTGTGAGCGCCAGCGTGTGCTTATCGCTGCTGGTGGCATTGCTTACACAACTGGTGGTGGTGCCGCTGCAGCGCCGGTCAATTGCCAAGAAGTTGAATGCTGAGCAGCCAGTCAAGTTTAATGTTGAAGACTCAGTGGAATCGTCGCCGTCTGGCAGTCCGAATAAGCAGCGCCGTCCACTCTCGTTGGTTAGCGAGGGTAAACCGCTGCCAGCTATAGCTGAGATCACTGAGCTGGACTCACTTAGCGACAACTCGCCCAGAACCTTCAAGCTGCCGTTCGGGTTCGCTGGCAAGAACAAAAATGCCAACGTGGAGGATTACAAATTCAATCTGGAGCTGATACGCAAGGCCGAGGGTCTGTTGGGCAAGGCCAGTTTAGATAACACGGATTTGACGGTGACCAGCCTCAACTACATCGATGAGCAGCAGTTACAGCAATCTGGACGCAAGCTGCAGGAATGTTTCACGCGTGTGCAGTCGCCTAAGGATGAGCACAAgccagcaactgcagcttgtAGCACAGCCACCAATAACAATCTGCAGACGGTGGAGGGTGCAGCCAGCCTAGAACTCATGATTAGAACTCATACGCTACCGCCCAACTCCAGCCAGGTGCCGCTGATTGAGAGCAAAGAGGCGCTACATGAGCAGGAGGAGGAATTTAACTGCCAAGCCGAGCATCGTACAAGTAGCGCCGAAGAAACTCAAGAGATATCGATGCTGTTTTCGTTCCTACAAATCCTAACGGCCACCTTTGGCAGCTTTGCCCATGGTGGAAACGATGTGAGCAATGCTATTGGGCCCCTGATTGCGCTCTATATGATTTACCGCGAGGGCTCGGTTATGCAGCAGGCGGAGAGTcccatttatatattgatCTACGGTGGCATTGGCATCTCTGTGGGACTGTGGCTATGGGGCCGACGCGTTATTGAGACCATTGGCAACGATCTAACAAAGATTACCTCTTCGACTGGCTTTACAATTGAAGTTGGCGCCGCCATTACCGTTCTGCTGGCCAGCAAAATTGGTTTGCCCATTTCGACGACGCACTGCAAAGTCGGTTCGGTGGTTTTTGTGGGTCATGTGAGCGCTGCGGGACGAAAACAGAAGCGACAGCAAGAACAGCCAGAACAGGAGCGGACAGCTGGAGCAGTCATGGAGGATGGCAGCGTCGATTGGCATTTGTTTCGAAATATTGCCTATGCCTGGATTGTCACTGTGCCCGTTACCGCCTTGCTCAGTGCTGGCATCATGTATGTGCTCTGCTCCATTGCAGTGGATAATATGGCAGGTTAG
- the LOC108606099 gene encoding uncharacterized protein LOC108606099 has product MSYLLTEIALEMLGYTFYDINGGCHLTNFQLDPSGEQSEPLHPEGPSLQEYIEQKNSNIEAKKEQSANDHPEVSSITTVSLPTMPAAENETNEDEEIPLHEYIEQVDSDTEADTEQNENDQSKVSSITTVLLPTMPAAENETNEDEEIQLHEYIEQEDSDTEADTEQNENDQANVSSITTVSLPTMPAAENETNEDEEIPLHEYIEQEDSDIESDTEQNENDQPKDSSFTIVSSGETNAQRPRAVSIEQMLNLNIPPSFFNLEDYFSFDEVKPKEDSKSLMTLRQFSKDRWQNRMQKRSHKRTFNAE; this is encoded by the coding sequence ATGTCCTACTTGCTCACGGAAATTGCTCTGGAAATGCTGGGCTATACATTCTACGATATCAATGGCGGCTGTCACTTGACAAACTTTCAATTGGACCCTTCTGGGGAACAGTCTGAGCCCCTGCACCCGGAAGGGCCTTCATTACAAGAATATATAGAGCAGAAGAACTCTAATATAGAGGCCAAAAAAGAACAGAGTGCAAATGATCATCCGGAAGTGTCTTCGATTACAACCGTTTCACTTCCgacaatgccagcagcagaaaaTGAAACTAATGAAGACGAAGAGATCCCATTACACGAATACATAGAGCAGGTGGACTCTGATACTGAGGCCGATACagaacaaaatgaaaatgatcaATCGAAAGTGTCTTCGATTACAACCGTTTTACTTCCgacaatgccagcagcagaaaaTGAAACTAATGAAGACGAAGAGATCCAATTACACGAATACATAGAGCAGGAGGACTCTGATACTGAGGCCGATACAGAACAGAATGAAAATGACCAAGCGAACGTGTCTTCGATTACAACCGTTTCACTTCCgacaatgccagcagcagaaaaTGAAACTAATGAAGACGAAGAGATCCCATTACACGAATACATAGAGCAGGAGGACTCTGATATTGAATCCGATACAGAACAGAATGAAAATGATCAGCCAAAAGATTCTTCGTTTACAATCGTTTCGTCTGGAGAAACGAATGCACAACGCCCACGAGCAGTATCGATAGAACAAATGTTAAACCTCAATATTCCGCCTTCGTTCTTCAACTTGGAGGATTACTTCAGCTTTGACGAGGTTAAGCCTAAAGAAGACAGCAAAAGCTTAATGACATTGCGTCAGTTTTCAAAGGATCGCTGGCAAAATCGTATGCAAAAGCGTTCTCACAAAAGAACTTTTAATGCAGAGTAG
- the LOC108605574 gene encoding coatomer subunit delta, whose protein sequence is MVLIAAAVCTKNGKVILSRQFVEMTKARIEGLLAAFPKLMTAGKQHTYVETDSVRYVYQPMEKLYMLLITTKASNILEDLETLRLFSKVIPEYSHSLDEKEIVENAFNLIFAFDEIVALGYRESVNLAQIKTFVEMDSHEEKVYQAVRQTQEREARQKMREKAKELQRQRMELTKRGGPSMSGMGGRSGGFSTDSYGSSGISSSDSASGALGAPSIEHDHKPMSSKGPQKPVSRNALKLGGKSKDVDSFVDQLKSEGEKIANLAPAIAAGGNSAAASASAAAKAKISADIHTESVHLKMEDKLVVRLGRDGGVQQFELSGLLTLRITDEKLGFIKVQLANNDTQGIQLQTHPNVDKELFKSRAIIGLKNPAKPFPLNTDVGVLKWRFVSQDESAIPLTINCWPSDNGEGGCDVNIEYELEAQHLELQDVTILIPLPVNVQPSVAEYDGTYNYDARKHVLQWHIPIIDAANKSGSMEFSCNASIPGDFFPLQVMFISKTPYAAISAVDVVQVDNNDSVKFSNETILFVEKYEIV, encoded by the exons ATG gTACTTATAGCTGCGGCAGTCTGCACAAAGAATGGCAAAG TCATATTGTCACGTCAGTTCGTGGAGATGACGAAGGCGCGAATTGAGGGCTTGTTGGCTGCTTTTCCGAAGCTCATGACAGCTGGCAAGCAGCACACGTATGTGGAAACGGATTCGGTGCGGTATGTGTACCAGCCCATGGAGAAGCTCTACATGCTGTTGATCACTACAAAGGCCAGTAACATACTTGAGGATTTGGAAACATTGCGTCTGTTCTCCAAAGTG ATTCCAGAGTACAGCCATTCTCTGGACGAGAAAGAGATTGTGGAGAATGCCTTCAACTTAATCTTTGCCTTTGATGAAATTGTAGCGCTCGGCTATAGAGAGAGCGTTAATCTGGCGCAGATTAAGACCTTTGTCGAAATGGACTCGCATGAGGAGAAGGTTTATCAGGCGGTGCGACAGACACAGGAGCGTGAGGCGCGTCAGAAGATGCGCGAGAAGGCCAAGgagctgcagcgccagcgcaTGGAGCTCACCAAGCGTGGCGGTCCCTCCATGAGTGGAATGGGCGGACGCAGCGGTGGTTTCAGTACTGATAGTTATGGCAGTAGCGGcattagcagcagcgactCCGCTAGTGGTGCACTTGGTGCGCCTTCCATTGAGCATGACCACAAGCCAATGTCCAGCAAGGGACCACA AAAGCCCGTGTCGCGCAATGCGCTTAAGCTGGGCGGAAAGTCCAAGGACGTGGACAGCTTTGTGGATCAGCTGAAGAGCGAAGGCGAGAAGATTGCCAATTTGGCGCCAGCTATAGCTGCTGGTGGCAATAGTGCGgctgccagcgccagtgctgcagccaaagcaaaaatcTCAGCAGATATACATACAGAGAG CGTGCATCTTAAAATGGAGGACAAGCTGGTTGTGCGTTTGGGTCGCGATGGTGGTGTGCAACAGTTCGAGCTATCTGGTTTGCTTACGTTGCGCATTACGGATGAGAAGCTGGGCTTCATCAAGGTGCAGCTTGCGAACAATGATACGCAAGGCATACAGCTGCAAACGCATCCCAATGTGGACAAGGAGCTGTTCAAGTCACGCGCCATTATTGGCCTCAAGAATCCAGCCAAGCCATTCCCACTCAATACCGATGTGGGTGTGCTCAAGTGGCGCTTCGTATCACAGGATGAGTCAGCTATACCATTGACCA TTAACTGCTGGCCCTCAGACAATGGTGAAGGTGGTTGCGATGTCAACATTGAGTACGAATTAGAAGCACAACATCTGGAGCTACAAGATGTTACCATTCTCATACCATTGCC CGTCAATGTGCAACCCTCTGTGGCCGAGTATGATGGCACCTATAACTATGATGCACGCAAGCATGTGCTGCAGTGGCATATTCCTATCATTGATGCGGCCAACAAGTCCGGCTCCATGGAGTTTAGTTGCAATGCCTCAATACCTGGCGATTTCTTCCCCTTGCAAGTCATGTTCATCTCCAAAACTCCCTATGCTGCCATTAGCGCTGTGGATGTGGTCCAGGTGGACAATAACGATTCCGTTAAGTTTTCAAACGAAACTATACTCTTTGTGGAGAAATATGAAATCGTTTAA
- the LOC108606154 gene encoding ragulator complex protein LAMTOR5 produces the protein MEQQLEKVLSDIATQQDTVGVLLANRQGLCLGVKGNINPNVSGVGTAISEQVAKLEPTNNVPAIVCLYSGTKRCVIQKDGEITGIIYKQATTATAVTSVGN, from the exons ATGGAGCAGCAACTGGAAAAAGTTTTGAGTGACAT TGCCACACAACAGGACACAGTGGGTGTGTTGCTGGCAAATCGACAAGGCCTGTGCTTGGGTG TGAAGGGTAATATCAATCCGAATGTCTCAGGCGTGGGCACTGCAATTTCCGAGCAGGTGGCCAAGCTGGAGCCCACCAATAATGTCCCAGCCATCGTTTGTCTCTACAGTGGCACTaa ACGCTGTGTCATACAAAAGGATGGCGAGATAActggaattatttataagcaggcaacgacagcaacagcagtaacATCAGTTGGAAATTAA
- the LOC108604975 gene encoding myb-like protein AA: protein MEQITHYFEHMDYVSFGVIALPCIVIAIYGFLQMASGFRYRYSQAKNDNMQRFNNNASNNNNNNSSSNHNQSNCTNGGNHHNNNNSNNNKRCTQKYVGYNLATAAAAATTATSIANSYQQQQQQQQQQPQHNSNNSNNSNNNNNKPHAMRKMRYNNHNNNNNNNNNNKRQDNYSLQKRDHAWLDHKFGHHLVTSSCIEEKFLGQQHNPRHRNSTSSEATSEDLISGDEQQLGKGKKTQNGSSSCNSNSSNNKARGKRQSKAQPAKQTQESSNSNNNRYNNSNNKCKQVKAKPSKCNSNSSNNNNNKCVSSSNSKTVVNYAESNSSSSSGLSSPGSSPHSSNSNSSNSSNISVVNWREECLLHKSLRQQQQQQQQQQQQQQQRLRLQQQLPPLRQYELLDMDDLMLLQQLQRYLIDQHLLRVYGFPVESVAHEGAIEIFKCLPPMSFAAAHVLAVAETPALTVINCHDGLNSSYDDSSSSSSSTQEQQCDAEAEAAATSTDSGNISPRSLDSESSGEWSGSECEAAAPSLALYCSFEDAQPALERSLAKQCVRCKRDFLVDELSGQYLSQEECSYHWGKYHRCYENSSWYSRWTCCDARDQQAPGCSHNELHVWTGSVVGVNGPYHDFVRTRQRQRQQPQRATAYALDCEMSYTGRGLDVTKVSLVSLNGQLVYEHFVRPDADIVDYNTRYSGVTAKDLKAGGGGGGGVVKTLAEVQRDLLQLIDADTILIGHGLDNDLRALRLVHNTLIDTSITFPHSSGFPYRRALRHLTKTHLNREIQTGDGATGHSSFEDSRACMELILWRLRRELESHPLPTHNQDAAQ, encoded by the exons atggagCAAATTACGCATTACTTTGAGCACATGGATTACGTGTCCTTTGGCGTTATAGCCTTGCCCTGCATTGTTATAGCCATCTATGGATTTCTGCAAATGGCGAGTGGAttcagatacagatacagccaGGCCAAAA ATGACAATATGCAACGTTTTAATaacaacgccagcaacaacaacaacaacaacagcagcagcaatcataatcaaagcaattgcaCTAATGGCGGCAAtcatcacaacaacaacaatagcaacaacaataaacgctgcacacaaaaatatgttgGCTACAACttagcaactgctgctgctgctgcaacgacAGCAACCAGCATTGCTAACagttatcagcagcagcagcaacagcagcagcagcagccacaacacaatagcaacaacagcaacaacagcaacaacaacaacaacaagccacaTGCTATGCGCAAAATGCGCtacaacaatcacaacaacaacaacaacaacaacaacaacaataagcgtCAGGATAATTACAGCCTGCAAAAACGAGATCACGCCTGGTTGGATCACAAGTTTGGACACCACTTGGTCACTTCTTCATGCATCGAAG AGAAATTCTTGGGCCAGCAACATAATCCAAGGCATAGgaacagcaccagcagcgaGGCAACCAGCGAGGATCTAATCTCAGgcgatgagcagcagctgggcaaaggcaaaaagacacaaaacggcagcagcagctgcaacagcaacagcagcaacaacaaagcgcgtGGCAAGCGTCAGTCGAAGGCGCAGCCCGCGAAGCAGACACAAGAgtcaagcaacagcaacaacaacagatacaacaacagcaacaacaaatgcaagcagGTCAAAGCG aagccaagcaaatgcaacagcaacagcagcaacaacaacaacaacaagtgtgtaagcagcagcaacagcaaaactgTTGTCAACTATGCTGAGAGCAATTCAAGCAGCTCATCCGGCTTGAGCTCTCCAGGCAGCTcgccacacagcagcaacagcaacagcagcaacagcagcaacatatcTGTGGTCAACTGGCGTGAGGAGTGTCTGCTGCATAAATcgctgcgccagcagcagcagcaacaacaacagcaacagcagcagcagcaacagcgtttgcgcctgcaacagcagctgccgccgctgcggcAATACGAGCTGCTGGACATGGACGatctgatgctgctgcagcagctgcagcgctatTTGATCGATCAGCATCTGCTGCGCGTCTACGGATTTCCCGTGGAGAGCGTTGCACACGAGGGCGCCATTGAGATATTCAAATGCCTGCCGCCCATGAGCTTTGCCGCCGCCCATGTGCTGGCCGTGGCGGAGACGCCGGCGCTGACAGTGATCAACTGCCATGATGGGCTCAACAGCAGCtacgacgacagcagcagcagcagcagcagcacccagGAGCAGCAGTGCGATGCGGAAGCGGAAGCGGCAGCCACATCAACCGACTCCGGCAACATATCGCCGCGCTCGCTGGACTCGGAGTCGAGCGGCGAGTGGAGCGGCAGCGAGTGCGAAGCAGCGGCGCCCAGTCTGGCGCTCTACTGCAGCTTCGAGGATGCGCAGCCGGCGCTGGAGCGCAGCCTGGCCAAGCAGTGCGTGCGCTGCAAGCGCGACTTTCTGGTGGACGAGCTGAGCGGCCAGTACTTGTCGCAGGAGGAGTGCAGCTACCACTGGGGCAAGTACCATCGCTGCTACGAGAACAGCAGCTGGTACAGCCGCTGGACCTGCTGCGATGCGCGCGACCAGCAGGCGCCGGGCTGCAGCCACAACGAGCTGCATGTGTGGACGGGCAGCGTCGTCGGCGTCAATGGGCCGTATCACGATTTTGTGCGCACgcgtcagcgccagcgccagcagccgCAGCGAGCGACGGCCTACGCGCTGGACTGCGAAATGAGCTACACGGGTCGTGGTCTGGACGTGACCAAAGTGTCGCTCGTCTCGCTCAATGGCCAGCTGGTCTACGAACACTTTGTGCGCCCCGATGCGGATATTGTTGACTACAATACGCGCTACTCGGGCGTCACTGCCAAGGATCTCAAggcgggcggcggcggcggcggcggcgtcgtcaAGACACTCGCCGAGGTGCAGCGCGATCTGCTGCAGCTCATCGATGCCGACACCATTCTGATTGGCCACGGGCTCGACAACGATCTGCGTGCGCTGCGCCTGGTGCACAACACACTCATCGACACGTCTATAACGTTTCCGCACTCCAGCGGCTTTCCCTATCGCCGTGCGCTGCGCCACTTGACCAAGACGCATCTGAATCGCGAGATACAGACGGGAGATGGCGCCACTGGGCACAGCAGCTTCGAGGATTCGCGCGCCTGCATGGAGCTCATACTCTGGCGACTGCGACGCGAGCTGGAGAGCCACCCACTCCCCACCCACAACCAGGACGCTGCTCAGTAA